A single Bicyclus anynana chromosome 19, ilBicAnyn1.1, whole genome shotgun sequence DNA region contains:
- the LOC112051173 gene encoding uncharacterized protein LOC112051173: MTEYDVDFLISLIEERPVLWDTSNEDYKNKFIKQDAWKDVCKSLFPNFEEKENNEKTKLGNSVIQRWRGIKDTFNKYEKKLKDASRSGSASKNIKEYHLYKQLQFLKKNLQNETTTSINDSENEQDNQEGTSKTRYQRQPPKRKMVNNFEDDIVKILKEPENRHISFFKGILPSLERLDDNKTLIFQSRVLQILTELHQPHGYYYPNSNYQGGYQTQHFATSQQTPLIRPQSSNIPDQIDSPSNDFSNSSILSTLSTEEDFDFS, translated from the exons ATGACAGAATACGACgttgattttttaatatcactGATCGAGGAGCGCCCTGTTCTTTGGGATACTAGTAATGaagattataaaaacaaattcattaAACAAGATGCTTGGAAGGACGTGTGTAAAAGTTTATTTCCAAATTTCgaggaaaaagaaaacaatgaaaaaactaAACTTG gaaattCAGTAATACAAAGATGGAGGGGGATTAAGGATAcctttaataaatatgaaaagaaaCTCAAAGATGCAAGTAGGTCAGGGTCTGcatccaaaaatataaaagaataccATCTGTacaaacaattacaatttcttaagaAAAATTTGCAAAATGAGACCACTACTAGTATAAATGATTCAGAAAATGAGCAGGATAATCAAGAAGGTACATCTAAAACACGTTACCAAAGGCAGCCACCAAAACGAAAGAtggttaataattttgaagatgatattgtaaagattttaaagGAACCTGAGAATAGacacatatctttttttaaaggtaTTCTACCATCACTTGAAAGATTAGATGACAATAAAACTCTAATCTTTCAGAGCAGAGTTCTTCAAATTTTAACAGAATTGCATCAACCTCATGGCTACTACTATCCGAATAGCAACTACCAGGGTGGCTATCAAACTCAACATTTTGCGACATCTCAACAAACGCCACTGATACGTCCACAGTCATCTAACATACCAGATCAAATTGATTCACCCAGTAATGATTTTTCTAACTCAAGCATATTAAGCACACTTTCAACTGAAGAAGACTTTGATTTTTCGTAA
- the LOC128199160 gene encoding uncharacterized protein LOC128199160, whose translation MDRKKKCALLLLLRRYRKKKQRRFWVHPFITIMNPVGNYFLLKYKALKTDEKKFFEYFRMSIFSFEELLSLLSPYLQKQSYKGRIPVMPLEMIGLTIRFLATGNEIRNIHLDYYRGISTVAKIIRVVCNAIWKFCLNANIPKITQQLFEEIAADFNKKANFPNCIGAVDGKHIRVRSPPKSGSLFFNYKGYNSIVLLAIVDSKYRFIYVDIGAYGKESDSTIFHNTKLYDLLMRGDLPTPTSRPLPGFQEPVPFVFVGDEAFSISNNVMRPYSGKHLSVKQRVFNYRLSRARRYVECTFGILANKWRIFHRPINVSYDFAIDIVKACCILHNFVINRDELDTPIEMIIDNSELQPLQQGLNVGSQVVSANIIRNEYSDYFTSEVGALSWQLKLI comes from the exons ATGGATCGTAAAAAGAAGTGTGCACTTTTATTATTGCTTAGGAGATACaggaaaaagaaacaaagaagaTTTTGGGTTCAtccatttattactattatgaaTCCCGTTGGAAACTATTTTCTTCTAAAATATAAAGCTTTGAAAACcgacgaaaaaaaatttttcgagtATTTTAGAATGAGCATATTTTCATTCGAAGagcttttaagtttattatcaCCATATCTTCAGAAACAATCGTACAAGGGGAGAATTCCTGTTATGCCTCTGGAAATGATTGGCCTCACTATCCg ATTCCTAGCGACCGGAAATGAAATCAGAAATATACATTTAGATTATTATCGAGGAATAAGTACAGTTGCTAAGATAATACGAGTAGTTTGTAATGCAATAtggaaattttgtttaaatgcaAACATACCAAAAATAACACAACAGCTGTTTGAAGAAATAGCTGCGGACTTTAACAAGAAAGCCAACTTCCCTAACTGTATTGGAGCCGTTGATGGGAAACATATTCGTGTTCGTAGTCCCCCAAAAAGTggatcacttttttttaattacaagggCTACAATTCAATAGTTTTGTTGGCTATTGTGGACTCGAAATACAGATTCATCTATGTGGACATAGGCGCATATGGAAAGGAAAGTGACTCCACTATTTTCCACAACACGAAACTGTACGACTTACTGATGAGAGGTGATTTGCCTACACCAACATCAAGGCCGTTACCGGGCTTTCAAGAACCGGTTCCTTTTGTTTTTGTCGGAGACGAAGCTTTTTCTATTTCGAATAATGTCATGCGTCCTTATTCTGGCAAGCATTTGTCTGTTAAACAAAGAGTATTCAACTACCGTTTGAGTAGGGCAAGAAGATATGTCGAGTGTACTTTCGGCATACTGGCCAATAAGTGGCGAATATTTCACCGGCCCATTAACGTTTCATATGATTTTGCAATAGATATTGTTAAGGCTTGTTGCATACTACATAACTTTGTAATTAACCGTGATGAATTAGACACCCCTATTGAAATGATCATAGATAATTCCGAACTACAACCACTTCAACAAGGGTTGAATGTAGGTAGTCAGGTGGTAAgtgcaaatataattagaaacgAATATTCGGATTACTTTACTAGTGAAGTTGGAGCATTAAGCTGGcaactaaaactaatttaa